The Fortiea contorta PCC 7126 genome has a segment encoding these proteins:
- a CDS encoding GIY-YIG nuclease family protein, which produces MNADESILNLEKVDLKNKHLLPEYSGIYYVLDESNIVWYIGKAKNLKKRWNGKAHHRLYQLSSQSRKKFYIYYKKLSEINLDEEEKKLIAQYRPHLNSSPVKKKRVLPAENLLRETILKLPDFLVVLGIEPPRQINKNAITPDWWLKKKLAGLQIIHLVLDWEKLREFAEQDIEISSGILGYVFGTRKAYSNLWEAPHKEYVRRYGVVQCRILVNGYVVEVSVLDNVSQILTKTRMGTLAGEQIKIVEADILDQIKADLKIPIPKDFVNKIKPYLQDPINLVFNDDIDKETLGKQIYKIKEEYKQGLRGVGSRIAKRISKGESNAS; this is translated from the coding sequence ATGAATGCTGACGAGTCAATTTTAAATTTAGAGAAGGTTGATTTAAAAAATAAACATTTGTTACCAGAATATTCAGGCATTTACTATGTATTAGATGAAAGCAATATAGTATGGTATATAGGAAAAGCAAAAAATCTTAAAAAGAGATGGAATGGTAAAGCGCACCATAGACTTTACCAATTATCATCACAGAGTAGAAAAAAGTTTTATATATATTACAAGAAGTTAAGCGAAATCAACCTAGATGAAGAAGAGAAAAAATTAATAGCACAGTACAGACCGCATCTTAATAGCAGTCCAGTCAAGAAAAAAAGGGTTTTACCTGCTGAAAATCTGTTAAGAGAAACAATACTCAAATTACCAGATTTTTTAGTAGTTTTAGGTATAGAGCCACCCAGACAGATAAATAAAAATGCCATCACACCTGACTGGTGGTTAAAAAAGAAACTAGCAGGATTACAAATTATTCATCTTGTGCTTGATTGGGAAAAACTAAGAGAGTTCGCCGAACAAGATATAGAAATATCTAGTGGTATATTAGGTTATGTATTTGGGACTAGAAAAGCTTATTCTAACCTTTGGGAAGCACCACACAAGGAATATGTAAGAAGATATGGTGTAGTCCAGTGCAGGATTTTGGTAAATGGGTATGTTGTTGAAGTCAGTGTTTTAGATAACGTTAGTCAGATTTTAACTAAAACTAGAATGGGGACTTTAGCTGGTGAGCAAATAAAAATTGTAGAAGCAGATATATTAGATCAAATCAAAGCAGACCTAAAAATTCCAATTCCCAAAGATTTTGTCAATAAAATAAAACCTTACTTGCAAGACCCGATAAATTTAGTTTTTAATGATGACATAGATAAAGAAACTTTAGGAAAACAAATATACAAAATAAAAGAAGAGTATAAGCAAGGTCTTAGAGGAGTTGGTAGTAGAATTGCCAAACGAATTTCTAAAGGTGAATCCAATGCCTCATAA
- a CDS encoding type II toxin-antitoxin system RelE/ParE family toxin: MPETRVVFYQEEEGEVPVLEWLTRLLKEDRKGYANCVARIKQLAASGYELRRPAADYLRDGIYELRAKHIHVQYRILYFFHGQNVAILAHAITKEEAAVPPIDIERAIARKLLFEENPEVHTYVEEQEDGED, from the coding sequence GTGCCTGAAACCCGTGTTGTTTTCTACCAGGAAGAAGAAGGGGAAGTTCCTGTCCTTGAATGGCTGACGCGACTTTTGAAAGAAGACCGCAAAGGTTATGCAAACTGTGTTGCTCGAATCAAACAACTTGCGGCTTCAGGTTACGAACTCCGTCGTCCGGCGGCTGATTACTTGCGCGACGGGATATATGAGCTTAGAGCAAAGCATATTCATGTGCAATATCGCATTCTGTACTTCTTTCATGGGCAAAATGTGGCAATTCTCGCACACGCCATTACAAAGGAAGAAGCAGCTGTACCACCAATTGATATTGAACGGGCGATAGCACGAAAGCTTTTATTTGAAGAAAACCCAGAAGTTCACACCTACGTAGAGGAACAAGAGGATGGCGAAGACTAG
- a CDS encoding helix-turn-helix domain-containing protein has protein sequence MAKTSDAIKIINKMTSSDPELEAMVEEASINAEVAQLIYEARTSSGLTQKQLAELVGTKQPVIARLEDADYEGHSLSMLQKIAHALNQRVVIQLAPMEHEQSA, from the coding sequence ATGGCGAAGACTAGCGATGCGATAAAAATCATTAACAAGATGACTAGCAGCGACCCTGAGCTTGAGGCAATGGTGGAGGAAGCCTCTATTAATGCAGAGGTGGCACAGCTAATTTATGAAGCCAGAACTTCATCGGGGTTAACACAAAAACAGCTTGCTGAACTTGTTGGGACAAAACAGCCTGTGATTGCGCGGCTTGAAGATGCTGATTACGAGGGACACTCCCTTTCAATGCTGCAAAAAATCGCTCATGCTCTCAATCAAAGGGTAGTTATTCAGCTTGCTCCAATGGAACATGAACAGAGCGCATAG
- a CDS encoding IS1096 element passenger TnpR family protein, whose amino-acid sequence MIKLFSLIPEQIKDKLPLTEDKKQLLQQKTISQNTPGTILRDFQTILEFLQPEGVEVSSNHHQFSLKYLQQLNSQLSYSIDINLKRPVQKSYPYIHGLYFLLRTSGLSQVITEGKKTKLVLDQNLLPIWQGLNPTEQYFTLLESWLVWGESELLGDQRDMFDQAYRCLLFWQKLSESGLNFSNYSEQDKLVYYPGLHNLALLHLFGLIELTSVKPQAAKGWRFTHVKPLPWGNAIMAVLTENRSNIKVEDYAEIREDFRIAFDNLKPYFQPYFPEWSQTLVIAKGGFTEGIHIFKATLQDAWRRIAIPSDLNLDEVAAAIVQAFDFDPEHLYRFIHKDRLGRTKEFNHPFVEIPPNTCDFRLGDLSLEVGNHLQFIFDLLEEWEFDLYLEEIDTDNSQIKQPQVLESHGQPPEQEEREWQVYFIEPDKD is encoded by the coding sequence ATGATTAAACTATTTTCTCTTATTCCAGAACAAATCAAAGATAAACTACCACTGACGGAAGATAAAAAACAACTACTTCAACAAAAAACTATCAGTCAAAATACCCCAGGAACAATTCTGCGGGATTTTCAAACTATTTTAGAATTTCTCCAACCCGAAGGCGTTGAAGTTAGTAGCAATCATCACCAATTCTCTCTTAAATATCTCCAGCAACTTAACTCTCAATTGAGTTATTCCATAGATATTAATCTCAAACGTCCTGTACAAAAATCCTATCCTTATATTCACGGTCTTTATTTCCTCCTCCGCACCTCTGGACTGTCTCAAGTTATTACCGAAGGTAAAAAGACCAAATTGGTTTTAGACCAAAATCTTCTGCCAATTTGGCAAGGATTAAACCCCACAGAACAATATTTCACCCTGTTAGAATCTTGGTTAGTTTGGGGAGAAAGTGAACTATTAGGCGACCAAAGAGATATGTTTGACCAAGCATATCGCTGTTTATTATTTTGGCAAAAACTCTCAGAATCAGGATTAAATTTCTCTAATTATTCAGAACAAGATAAATTAGTTTATTATCCTGGTTTACATAATCTCGCTCTTTTACATTTATTTGGATTAATTGAACTGACATCAGTCAAACCACAAGCCGCTAAAGGCTGGCGTTTTACTCATGTAAAACCCTTACCTTGGGGGAATGCCATCATGGCTGTATTAACAGAAAATCGCTCAAATATAAAAGTAGAAGATTATGCCGAAATTAGAGAAGATTTTCGCATTGCTTTTGACAATTTAAAACCTTATTTCCAACCTTATTTCCCTGAATGGTCACAAACTTTAGTGATTGCCAAAGGCGGTTTTACAGAGGGTATTCATATATTTAAAGCCACTTTGCAAGATGCTTGGCGGCGGATTGCTATTCCTAGCGACTTGAATTTAGATGAAGTTGCTGCCGCAATTGTGCAAGCATTTGATTTTGACCCGGAACACCTCTACAGATTTATTCACAAAGACCGTTTAGGAAGAACTAAGGAATTTAATCATCCTTTTGTCGAAATTCCCCCTAATACCTGCGATTTTCGCTTAGGTGATTTATCCCTAGAGGTAGGTAATCATTTACAATTTATCTTTGATTTATTGGAAGAATGGGAATTTGATTTATACCTAGAGGAAATTGACACTGACAATAGTCAGATAAAACAACCACAAGTTCTAGAATCTCATGGTCAACCTCCAGAGCAAGAAGAACGAGAATGGCAAGTATATTTTATAGAACCTGATAAAGATTAA
- a CDS encoding DUF4365 domain-containing protein — protein sequence MDINQQKEQFSITYVRAIAAVAGYSLYRPEVDNDSVDLGIVSRGGTGKILSPRLELQLKCTARDILEENYIKYPLNLKNYNDLKINALVPRILVLVLVPEKITDWIKQTEDELCLRHCGYWVSLRGMPDTENLTNVTIEIPRSNQLTPLSLQSIIQRISFGDLP from the coding sequence ATGGACATCAATCAACAAAAAGAACAATTTAGCATTACCTATGTTAGAGCCATCGCCGCCGTTGCAGGTTATTCTTTATATAGACCAGAAGTTGATAACGACAGCGTAGATTTAGGCATAGTTAGCAGAGGTGGCACAGGTAAAATCCTTTCTCCTAGACTAGAACTACAACTAAAATGTACAGCTAGAGATATTCTTGAGGAAAATTATATTAAATATCCCCTCAATCTCAAAAATTATAATGATTTAAAAATCAATGCCCTTGTCCCTCGGATCTTAGTACTCGTTTTAGTTCCTGAAAAGATAACAGACTGGATAAAACAAACCGAAGATGAACTGTGTCTAAGACATTGTGGTTACTGGGTATCATTGCGCGGAATGCCAGACACCGAAAATCTAACCAATGTTACTATTGAAATACCCCGTAGTAATCAGTTGACACCCCTATCACTCCAATCCATTATTCAACGCATTAGTTTTGGAGATTTGCCATGA
- a CDS encoding HNH endonuclease, translating into MEAQPPFQQPHILQNSVVVFSKNYLPLARINIKRAIVLLVTGQAESVNFGTTKQWEVRSPSVVLQVPEHIRLTVGNPERHWKVPPVNRREVLRRDNHTCQYCGSTKHLTLDHVIPRSKGGQHTWDNVVTACEKCNSTKSDRLPHEAGMILKTKPKAPIHPAVAFAEQFWNAQRLSESE; encoded by the coding sequence ATGGAAGCTCAACCACCTTTTCAGCAACCACACATATTACAAAACTCAGTGGTGGTGTTCTCTAAAAACTACCTACCACTAGCACGCATCAACATTAAACGGGCAATAGTGCTATTAGTCACAGGTCAAGCAGAGTCTGTGAATTTTGGTACTACAAAGCAGTGGGAAGTTCGTTCTCCCAGCGTTGTACTACAAGTACCAGAACATATCCGCTTAACTGTTGGCAATCCCGAACGGCATTGGAAAGTACCTCCTGTCAACCGTCGTGAAGTTTTGAGGCGAGACAACCACACCTGCCAATACTGCGGTAGTACCAAGCATCTAACGCTTGACCATGTAATACCCCGCTCAAAAGGTGGACAGCATACTTGGGACAACGTTGTAACAGCGTGTGAAAAATGCAATTCAACCAAGAGTGATCGCTTGCCGCATGAAGCAGGAATGATACTGAAAACCAAGCCCAAAGCCCCAATTCACCCAGCAGTTGCATTTGCTGAACAATTTTGGAACGCACAACGCCTGAGTGAATCTGAGTAA
- a CDS encoding AAA family ATPase, which produces MSVIAFINQKGGCSKSTSAVHISCWLSRKGHKVHLLDADAQRSSSIWLQSMEGGEIPTTVLQSPDELLEQIPELAQKCDYLIVDGPAGLSEASRAILFRTDLAVVPCQPTGLDLQSASDAVRLIKQAQSVRGGAPKAAIFVSRAVKGTKLLDEAIALLSKTKEVTVLKTVIHQKQAIADTFGQAATIWDLSGRPAAESGREYERLFKEILGMLK; this is translated from the coding sequence ATGTCAGTAATTGCGTTTATCAATCAAAAAGGTGGTTGTTCCAAGTCAACATCTGCTGTACACATCAGCTGTTGGTTATCTCGCAAGGGGCACAAAGTTCACTTGCTAGATGCCGATGCCCAGCGTAGTAGTTCCATTTGGCTCCAGTCGATGGAAGGTGGCGAGATTCCTACTACTGTACTGCAATCACCCGATGAACTCTTAGAGCAAATCCCAGAATTAGCGCAAAAGTGTGATTATCTGATTGTGGATGGGCCAGCTGGTTTATCTGAAGCTAGCAGGGCGATATTATTCAGGACTGACCTAGCTGTGGTTCCCTGTCAGCCCACAGGTCTAGACCTACAATCTGCTAGTGATGCTGTTCGCCTGATTAAACAAGCTCAGTCAGTGCGTGGTGGTGCGCCCAAAGCAGCAATATTTGTTAGCCGTGCTGTCAAAGGGACAAAATTACTCGATGAAGCGATCGCACTGTTATCTAAAACAAAAGAGGTAACGGTGCTGAAAACGGTGATTCACCAAAAACAAGCGATCGCTGACACCTTTGGTCAAGCTGCAACCATTTGGGATTTATCAGGCCGTCCAGCAGCAGAATCAGGGCGGGAATATGAGCGACTATTTAAAGAAATTTTGGGGATGCTCAAATGA
- a CDS encoding VOC family protein, with product MSHPELSLIVLRTGDVLSTLFFYRALGLRFEQECHGQGLIHYACTLGTSTIEIYPGTEGSAPQPVQGGATMLIFRVSSIDHVLTQLQEISDTVLPTIHSSRWGRRVVLTDPDGRKVELTEL from the coding sequence ATGTCTCACCCTGAGTTAAGTCTGATAGTTTTAAGAACTGGTGATGTTCTGAGTACATTATTTTTTTACAGAGCTTTGGGACTGAGGTTTGAGCAAGAGTGTCACGGTCAGGGGTTGATTCATTATGCTTGTACGTTAGGCACAAGTACAATCGAAATTTATCCAGGAACCGAGGGATCTGCACCCCAACCCGTACAAGGTGGTGCAACTATGCTTATTTTTCGGGTATCCTCCATTGATCATGTACTCACTCAACTTCAAGAAATTAGCGATACTGTATTACCTACTATCCATTCCAGTCGGTGGGGTCGTCGGGTGGTGCTAACTGATCCTGACGGTCGGAAGGTCGAGCTTACAGAACTATGA
- a CDS encoding GNAT family N-acetyltransferase: MKTDAQFKIEAIDNHSPYLATVKKLWRANSKRLGCFPKGAFEDHAARRQILVALDSESSCVGYLLYRRSRDWFAITHLCIDPSYQGKKVAKQLVDRLKQITTSSRGIKLKCRRDYNLQGMWSSFGFIAGEDLAGRGKKEKTILTPWVFEHNPLPLFSTMIQQQLESKLCAMIAPDIFLDLYAEENNENIDSEEENILLADWVQTELNLCINDEIFNQINRIDNSQERDSQHYFAQSFTCLPCNNQRLEENLNLLQKIIIKYNLVIDDYNLRYIARSITSESHVFLSRDKQLLDLADIIYENFRLSVIHPEELINRLDELRDKPDYQPVRFSGTHLEQIQVKRGQEDFLANYFHNYKLKENKTAFQQKLRRYLTEHDKFECILVRESNNVPLALIVYGKQKNQELEIPIIRVGNHNLSSTLARHILFKSILKSARDQRYFTRITDSYPEETVIEAIQEDVFVKVNNGWLKANLSVTQSCVELSNNLTNLATEFGEEYNFIKEIAKNLNKESIVLDAQLSVDIERFLFPAKITDSELTTFIIPIQPRWASYLFDEHLGKQMLALPGFGSKPELAFNREAVYYRAIQNSRGLNAPCRILWYVSETQGEGQGKGFQDVGYIGACSYVDEVIIGKSKELYRRFQRLGVYNENNVENIHKDKSGNIMAIRFSDTELFKNPVYFQELQQILNKDNLLLISPYKINTESFIKLYNLGTK; this comes from the coding sequence GTGAAAACTGACGCACAGTTCAAAATTGAAGCGATAGATAATCATTCCCCATACCTAGCAACAGTCAAAAAACTGTGGCGAGCTAACTCAAAAAGACTAGGTTGTTTTCCCAAAGGAGCATTTGAGGATCATGCAGCACGTCGTCAAATCCTTGTAGCACTTGATTCGGAAAGTAGCTGCGTTGGTTACCTGTTATATCGACGTTCACGGGACTGGTTCGCCATCACTCATCTGTGTATCGATCCTTCATATCAGGGTAAGAAAGTAGCCAAACAACTTGTCGATCGCCTCAAACAAATAACAACATCTTCTCGCGGAATTAAGCTAAAGTGCCGTCGCGATTATAACCTACAAGGGATGTGGTCGAGCTTTGGCTTTATTGCCGGCGAGGATTTAGCAGGCAGGGGTAAAAAGGAGAAAACAATCCTGACTCCTTGGGTGTTTGAACACAATCCTCTTCCTCTATTTTCTACAATGATTCAGCAGCAACTTGAGTCTAAGTTGTGTGCAATGATTGCTCCTGATATTTTTCTGGACTTATATGCAGAGGAAAATAATGAAAATATTGATAGTGAAGAGGAAAATATATTACTAGCTGACTGGGTGCAGACTGAATTAAATTTGTGCATTAATGATGAAATATTTAATCAAATTAACCGAATTGATAACAGTCAAGAGAGGGATAGTCAGCATTATTTTGCACAATCTTTTACTTGCTTACCTTGCAACAATCAGAGATTAGAGGAAAATTTAAATCTTCTGCAAAAAATAATCATCAAATATAATTTGGTAATTGATGATTATAACTTACGTTATATTGCTAGGAGTATCACATCCGAATCTCATGTATTTTTAAGTAGAGATAAGCAATTGTTAGATTTAGCAGATATAATCTATGAAAACTTTAGGTTGTCTGTTATTCACCCTGAAGAACTTATAAATCGGCTAGATGAACTCCGCGATAAACCTGACTACCAACCTGTACGGTTTTCTGGTACACACTTAGAACAAATACAGGTAAAACGTGGGCAGGAAGACTTTTTAGCAAATTATTTCCACAATTATAAATTAAAAGAAAACAAAACAGCATTTCAGCAAAAACTCCGACGTTATTTGACAGAACATGATAAATTTGAATGTATTTTAGTGAGAGAGTCAAATAATGTTCCGCTTGCTTTAATTGTGTATGGGAAGCAGAAAAATCAGGAACTAGAAATTCCAATAATTCGAGTCGGTAATCATAATCTTTCGTCTACACTTGCACGACACATACTTTTTAAATCTATATTAAAATCAGCGCGTGACCAACGATATTTCACAAGAATTACTGACTCATATCCAGAAGAAACTGTTATTGAAGCTATTCAAGAAGATGTATTTGTTAAAGTAAATAATGGGTGGTTAAAAGCAAATCTGTCAGTTACACAGAGTTGTGTGGAATTATCCAATAATCTGACTAATTTAGCTACTGAATTTGGTGAAGAATATAATTTTATTAAGGAAATTGCTAAGAACCTTAATAAGGAAAGCATAGTTCTAGATGCTCAGTTATCAGTAGATATCGAACGATTTCTGTTTCCTGCAAAAATTACTGATTCTGAACTTACTACATTTATTATCCCGATTCAACCAAGATGGGCTTCCTATTTATTTGATGAACATTTAGGAAAGCAAATGCTTGCTTTGCCAGGATTTGGCTCTAAACCAGAATTAGCATTCAATCGTGAAGCAGTTTACTATCGAGCCATACAAAACTCTAGAGGTTTAAATGCTCCTTGTCGAATTCTTTGGTATGTGAGCGAAACTCAAGGTGAAGGTCAAGGTAAAGGTTTTCAGGATGTCGGTTATATTGGTGCTTGTTCTTATGTAGATGAAGTAATTATAGGTAAATCTAAAGAACTTTACCGACGTTTTCAAAGATTAGGAGTTTACAACGAAAATAATGTTGAAAATATACACAAAGATAAAAGTGGTAATATTATGGCAATTCGATTTAGTGATACAGAATTATTTAAGAATCCTGTATATTTTCAAGAATTACAGCAAATTTTGAATAAAGATAATTTATTGCTTATTTCACCTTATAAAATTAATACCGAATCATTTATAAAATTGTATAATTTAGGAACTAAATAA
- a CDS encoding McrB family protein, whose protein sequence is MSTKKLHNNRQVFILAKNNEFIKLFKEFISSYPYTQAGLRHQKVYHEQRQKGKENFQAISSDYESGEDITEVVLLQLLPYAPTANNSQRNVWIHHAPAIDKDIKMWFEGARWTKSEDWPNISQAIFNFVRQCNQNPTELGEACKNFSKLPYTKGLQTGMLTPILNALRPDDFLLINNKSRQVINYFTGKSYSQKLIDYPAVNATGQKLIQELAPDMRQTGVPSMRDDDLFDMFCHWLVAVKKYDFSGQKLSPIDEFSEIPHDVEAIEMQPEYSLSQCALDTGIEEETLSNWLKAIERKKQAIFYGSPGTGKTYVAKKLAQYLTGGSDGFVDIVQFHPAYTYEDFIQGIRPQRIDGELDYPLVNGRFLNFCEEACRRQNICVLIIDEINRANVARVFGELMYLLEYRDEKMPLAAGEVFSIPSNVRIIGTMNTADRSIALVDHAIRRRFAFIPLYPNYKILHQYHSNTDFPIEKLIKTLMKLNQAIGNPHNEVGISFFLLSNLADQIDSVWQLEIEPYLEEYFFDQPSKVDQFRWNEVKKQIDP, encoded by the coding sequence ATGAGTACAAAAAAACTACATAATAACAGACAAGTTTTTATATTAGCGAAAAATAACGAATTTATAAAGTTATTTAAAGAATTTATTAGCTCTTATCCTTATACTCAGGCTGGATTGCGTCATCAGAAGGTTTACCATGAGCAGCGTCAGAAAGGTAAAGAGAATTTTCAAGCGATCTCTTCGGACTACGAGTCTGGAGAAGATATAACCGAGGTAGTTCTACTACAACTTCTCCCCTACGCGCCCACGGCTAACAACAGTCAAAGAAATGTCTGGATACATCATGCCCCAGCGATCGACAAAGACATTAAGATGTGGTTTGAAGGTGCGCGTTGGACAAAATCAGAAGACTGGCCAAATATATCTCAAGCCATTTTTAATTTCGTCCGTCAATGTAATCAAAACCCTACTGAGTTGGGAGAGGCTTGTAAGAATTTCTCAAAATTACCTTATACCAAAGGCTTACAAACAGGAATGCTCACACCTATCCTGAATGCACTCCGACCAGATGACTTTTTACTAATTAATAACAAATCACGACAGGTTATCAATTACTTTACAGGGAAATCTTATAGTCAGAAGCTGATAGATTATCCAGCAGTTAACGCAACAGGACAAAAATTAATTCAAGAATTAGCTCCTGATATGCGTCAGACTGGTGTACCATCTATGCGAGACGATGACTTATTCGATATGTTCTGTCATTGGCTAGTTGCTGTTAAAAAATATGATTTTTCAGGACAGAAACTTTCCCCAATAGATGAGTTTAGTGAAATCCCTCATGATGTTGAAGCAATAGAAATGCAGCCAGAATATTCTCTAAGTCAATGTGCATTGGATACTGGAATAGAAGAGGAGACACTTTCAAACTGGTTAAAGGCAATAGAGCGTAAAAAGCAGGCAATATTTTACGGATCTCCAGGCACAGGTAAAACATATGTTGCCAAAAAATTGGCTCAATATCTGACTGGTGGCAGTGATGGTTTTGTGGATATTGTCCAGTTCCACCCAGCCTATACTTATGAAGACTTCATACAAGGAATTCGCCCACAACGAATAGATGGAGAACTAGATTATCCACTGGTTAATGGACGGTTTCTTAATTTTTGTGAAGAGGCATGTCGTCGCCAGAATATATGCGTACTGATTATAGATGAAATCAATCGTGCCAATGTTGCCCGCGTCTTTGGTGAGTTGATGTATCTGTTGGAGTATCGTGACGAAAAAATGCCTTTGGCAGCAGGTGAGGTATTCAGCATTCCCAGCAATGTACGAATTATTGGCACAATGAACACAGCAGATCGCTCAATTGCATTAGTGGATCATGCCATCCGTCGCCGCTTTGCCTTTATTCCTCTCTACCCAAACTATAAGATTCTCCACCAATATCACTCAAATACTGATTTTCCAATAGAAAAGTTGATTAAAACGCTGATGAAGTTGAACCAGGCAATTGGTAATCCTCACAACGAAGTGGGTATTAGCTTCTTTCTTTTAAGCAACCTAGCTGACCAGATTGACAGTGTTTGGCAACTGGAGATTGAGCCGTATTTGGAAGAATATTTTTTTGACCAACCCAGTAAAGTAGATCAGTTTCGCTGGAACGAAGTCAAGAAGCAAATTGACCCATGA
- a CDS encoding McrC family protein gives MSVTSPQIIELTEYVPKLLPRSLFPDAVGEMLWRDYDTQVSIDFPSPKTGSCWRLTAQGWVGHIPLTSDFHIALHPKVKLGNLLRMLEYAYDLKSFRFLSGLVDCQTLLEFYERLADILARRILNRGRQGFYCAYIPKTEHLPYVRGRIDVRLLAARPWDTNIQCHHEEHTADVEENQILAWTLWCIARSGLCTERVMPTVRRAYHLLQGLVTLQACNPRTCIGRQYNRLNEDYRSLHALCRFFLEQIAPSHETGTHATLPFLVNMSQLYERFVAEWLKAHRETVLLTLALDIQSQERVYLGQCKALYFDIDLILYDMATGLARYVLDTKYKAASKPTTADINQMVAYAEAKGCQEAILIYPVSLAEPLNIKVGNIQIRSLIFSLEGDLEQAGYRFLQDLLGTEVR, from the coding sequence ATGAGTGTAACATCACCACAGATAATAGAATTAACTGAATACGTTCCCAAATTATTACCGCGATCGCTATTTCCCGATGCAGTTGGAGAAATGTTGTGGCGTGACTACGATACTCAAGTGAGTATAGATTTCCCTTCTCCAAAAACAGGCTCTTGCTGGCGACTAACTGCCCAAGGATGGGTTGGTCACATTCCCTTAACGAGTGATTTTCACATTGCCCTGCACCCGAAAGTCAAGCTAGGTAATCTTCTGCGAATGCTGGAGTATGCCTATGACCTCAAAAGTTTTCGCTTTTTGTCAGGACTGGTTGATTGTCAAACGCTCTTAGAATTTTATGAACGGCTGGCTGATATTTTAGCCCGTCGCATTCTCAACCGAGGTCGCCAGGGTTTCTACTGCGCCTACATCCCCAAGACAGAACATTTGCCTTATGTTCGGGGACGTATTGATGTACGGCTTCTTGCCGCTCGACCGTGGGATACTAACATCCAGTGCCATCATGAAGAACACACAGCAGACGTAGAAGAAAATCAAATTCTTGCTTGGACGCTCTGGTGTATTGCCCGTAGCGGTTTGTGTACGGAAAGGGTAATGCCAACAGTGCGCCGTGCATATCATCTACTACAGGGATTGGTGACATTGCAAGCATGTAATCCCAGAACTTGTATAGGACGACAGTACAACCGCTTGAATGAGGATTATCGTTCTCTACACGCGCTTTGCCGCTTCTTTTTGGAACAGATTGCACCTAGTCATGAAACAGGTACACACGCGACGTTGCCCTTTTTGGTTAATATGTCACAACTCTACGAACGTTTTGTGGCAGAGTGGCTGAAAGCTCATCGGGAAACGGTACTGCTAACACTTGCGTTAGATATCCAATCCCAAGAAAGAGTATACTTAGGGCAGTGTAAAGCATTATACTTTGACATTGACTTGATACTCTATGATATGGCAACAGGGCTAGCCAGATATGTGTTAGATACCAAGTATAAAGCTGCCTCTAAGCCAACGACAGCTGATATTAACCAAATGGTCGCCTATGCGGAAGCAAAAGGGTGTCAAGAGGCAATTCTAATTTATCCAGTGTCCTTGGCAGAACCGTTGAACATCAAAGTTGGCAATATCCAAATTCGCAGCTTGATTTTTTCTCTTGAAGGGGATTTGGAACAAGCAGGTTATCGTTTTTTACAGGATTTACTGGGAACTGAAGTTAGGTAA